One window from the genome of Cyprinus carpio isolate SPL01 chromosome B1, ASM1834038v1, whole genome shotgun sequence encodes:
- the LOC122135812 gene encoding uncharacterized protein LOC122135812 — protein sequence MSPQGHRFISTTAAEPRTAVSPVFNCELDNGTYICTGAQYHMYCNTGMHHFNYQRYQNQNQYQCISNDCICVGNNDTCTCYFNTSSCFCNIFRNNITVPTAVRPVYECMRYNDLYICTGSQYRMYCNTSVHDFHYNRYHYHCMSGNCDCIGNKDTCTCYSSTLSSCFCNSSITIPAAVSPVFDCVLYNDTYICTGAQYRMFCNMRIHYFNYQRYRNQNQYQSQCSSNNCYCIGNKDTCTCYSSTLSSCFCENYGNIIAIPAAVSPVPDPNCVLYNDKYICTGAQYRMYCNTRMHDFSFQSYQYKYQYQCVNNNCNCIGNKDTCTCSSSTLSSCFCETYGNSIALTAAVTPAHDCVLYNDTSYICTGAQYQMYCNTRMHEFNYQRNRNQNQYQFQCWNNNCNCFGNKDTCTCYSSTLSSCFCKTNGNIIALTAAVSPAYGCELYKGIYICTGVQYRMYCNTTVHDFYYRRYQNQNQYQCVNNNCYCIGNKDTCTCYSSTLSTCFCETYSNNITIPTAVSPVRVSQCVLFNDTYICTGAQYRLFCDTRMHDFYYRRYRYQNQDQYQCVNNNCYCTGNNNTCTCSGSTFSSCFCETYGNSIALTTAVSPVYGCVLYNDTSYICTGAQYQMYCNTSVHDFHYDRYHYHCLNNNCYCIGNKDTCSCSSSTLSSCFCKTYGNIIALTTAVSPVYDCVLYNDTYICTGAQYHMYCNTSMHDFHYSRNHYHCLNNNCYCIGNKDTCSCSRNTSFSCFCTNHSSSITIPAAVSPVYDCVLYNDTYICTGAQYRMFCNTRMHYFNYWRYRNQNQYYYECWGNNGYCFGNKDTCTCYGSTLSSCFCESNISIPTTISPTNAGANITLPDQYRSQTSRGYIQNLLEQIENMTAQELPLYTVMSILTVVFNTSEKILESSSSENSTELALFGNHVLKTSEKLISTLVKPTDTSDSVSFTLPAVEVEVFMVGPKVTLEKIPRLNTTNSSVDIDLIGIARNNNGRSAAVAFMSYNTMEKLLKPDFFKTSNNTIKTMMSTVISATLPKTTNTTLTKPVNFTFRHIREFDPSGSLSCVYWNIREWIGDGCSVLKTNSSYTVCSCVHLSTFALVQISRPPKMDLVIWGCVIVGLMFFSLALLAFALYNWSPVRNWIRGCVVLGPEGYNREE from the exons atgtcacctCAGGGGCACC GTTTCATATCCACCACTGCTGCTGAACCAAGAACAGCAGTTAGTCCAGTTTTTAACTGTGAGCTTGATAATGGAACATACATCTGCACTGGTGCTCAGTATCACATGTACTGCAACACAGGAATGCATCATTTCAACTACCAGAGATACCAAAACCAAAATCAATACCAGTGCATAAGTAATGACTGTATCTGTGTTGGTAATAATGACACATGTACATGCTACTTTAATACTTCATCCTGCTTCTGTAATATCTTTAGAAATAACATCACTGTCCCTACAGCAGTTAGGCCAGTCTATGAATGTATGCGTTATAATGACCTGTACATCTGCACTGGTTCTCAGTATCGCATGTACTGCAACACAAGTGTACATGATTTCCATTACAACAGATACCATTACCACTGTATGAGTGGTAACTGTGACTGCATTGGTAATAAGGACACCTGTACTTGCTACAGTAGCACTTTGTCCTCCTGCTTCTGTAATAGCAGTATCACTATTCCTGCAGCAGTTAGTCCGGTCTTTGACTGTGTGCTATATAACGACACCTACATCTGCACTGGTGCTCAGTATCGCATGTTTTGCAACATGAGAATACATTATTTCAACTACCAGAGATATAGAAACCAAAACCAATACCAGTCCCAATGCAGTAGTAATAACTGTTACTGCATTGGTAATAAGGACACCTGTACATGTTACAGTAGCACTTTGTCCTCCTGCTTCTGTGAGAATTACGGCAATATAATCGCCATCCCTGCAGCAGTCAGTCCAGTCCCAGACCCTAACTGTGTGCTTTATAATGACAAATACATCTGCACTGGTGCGCAGTATCGCATGTACTGCAACACAAGAATGCATGATTTCTCCTTCCAGAGTTATCAGTACAAATACCAGTACCAGTGTGTGAATAATAACTGTAACTGCATTGGTAATAAGGACACCTGTACATGCTCTAGTAGTACTTTGTCCTCCTGTTTCTGTGAGACTTATGGCAATAGCATTGCTCTCACTGCAGCAGTTACTCCAGCACATGACTGTGTGCTTTATAATGACACATCATACATCTGCACTGGTGCTCAGTACCAAATGTATTGCAACACAAGAATGCATGAGTTCAACTACCAGAGAAATAGAAACCAAAACCAATATCAGTTCCAGTGTTGGAATAATAACTGTAACTGCTTTGGTAATAAGGACACCTGTACATGCTACAGCAGCACTTTGTCCTCCTGCTTCTGCAAGACTAATGGCAATATCATTGCTCTCACTGCAGCAGTTAGTCCAGCTTATGGCTGTGAGTTATATAAAGGCATATACATCTGCACTGGTGTTCAATACCGCATGTACTGCAACACAACAGTGCATGATTTCTACTATCGGAGATATCAGAACCAAAACCAGTATCAATGTGTGAATAATAATTGTTACTGCATTGGTAATAAGGACACCTGTACATGCTACAGCAGCACTTTGTCCACGTGCTTCTGTGAGACTTACAGCAATAACATCACCATCCCTACAGCAGTTAGTCCAGTAAGAGTCTCTCAATGTGTGCTTTTTAATGACACGTACATCTGCACTGGTGCTCAGTATCGCTTGTTCTGTGACACAAGAATGCATGATTTCTACTATCGAAGATATAGATACCAAAACCAAGACCAGTACCAGTGTGTAAATAATAACTGTTACTGCACTGGTAACAATAATACTTGTACATGCTCTGGAAGCACTTTTTCCTCCTGCTTCTGTGAGACTTATGGCAATAGCATTGCTCTCACTACAGCAGTTAGTCCAGTCTATGGCTGTGTGCTTTATAATGACACATCATACATCTGCACTGGTGCTCAGTACCAAATGTACTGCAACACAAGTGTACATGATTTCCATTACGATAGATACCATTACCACTGTTTAAATAATAACTGTTACTGCATTGGTAATAAGGACACCTGTTCATGCTCTAGTAGCACCTTGTCTTCCTGTTTCTGTAAGACTTATGGCAATATCATTGCTCTCACTACAGCAGTTAGTCCAGTCTATGACTGTGTGCTTTATAACGACACGTACATCTGCACTGGTGCTCAGTACCACATGTATTGCAACACTAGTATGcatgatttccattacagtagaaACCATTACCACTGTTTAAATAATAACTGTTACTGCATTGGTAATAAGGACACCTGTTCATGCTCTCGTAACACTTCATTCTCCTGCTTCTGCACAAATCACAGCAGTAGCATCACTATTCCTGCAGCAGTTAGTCCGGTCTATGACTGTGTGCTTTATAACGACACATACATCTGCACTGGTGCTCAGTATCGCATGTTCTGCAACACAAGAATGCATTATTTCAACTATTGGAGATACAGAAACCAAAACCAATATTATTATGAATGCTGGGGTAATAACGGTTACTGCTTTGGTAATAAGGACACCTGTACATGCTACGGCAGCACTTTATCCTCCTGCTTCTGTGAGTCTAACATCTCCATCCCAACCACAATCAGTCCAACTAATGCAG GTGCGAATATCACACTGCCGGATCAATACAGG AGTCAGACCTCCAGAGGATATATTCAAAATCTTCTTGAGCAGATAGAGAACATGACAGCTCAAGAGCTTCCTTTGTAT ACTGTGATGAGCATTTTGACTGTGGTATTCAACACTTCAGAGAAGATTTTAGAGTCATCTTCATCAGAAAACTCAACTGAACTAGCCTTGTTTGGAAACCATGTGTTAAAAACCAGTGAGAAACTCATTTCTACATTAGTGAAGCCGACAGACACAAGTGACAGTGTCAGTTTTACTCTTCCTGCTGTAG AGGTAGAAGTCTTCATGGTTGGACCAAAGGTCACCTTAGAGAAAATCCCTCGACTTAACACAACAAACTCTTCTGTGGACATCGATCTCATTGGGATCGCTAGGAACAACAATGGAA GATCAGCTGCTGTGGCTTTCATGAGCTACAACACAATGGAGAAACTACTGAAGCCAGACTTCTTCAAAACATCAAACAACACGATTAAAACCATGATGTCCACTGTGATCTCAGCTACTCTTCCCAAAACCACCAACACTACACTCACCAAACCAGTCAACTTCACCTTCAGACACATCAGA GAATTTGATCCCAGTGGTTCACTGTCCTGTGTGTACTGGAATATCAGAGAGTGGATTGGAGATGGTTGTTCTGTTTTAAAGACTAACAGCAGCTACACTGTGTGTTCCTGTGTTCATCTGTCCACATTCGCTCTTGTGCAAATCAGCCGCCCACCAAAG ATGGATCTGGTGATTTGGGGGTGTGTAATCGTGGGACTGATGTTCTTCAGTTTGGCGCTGTTGGCCTTTGCCCTTTATAACTGGAGTCCTGTGCGTAATTGGATACGTGGTTGCGTTGTGCTGGGTCCTGAAGGCTACAACAGGGAAGagtga